In Brevinematales bacterium, the following are encoded in one genomic region:
- a CDS encoding phage BR0599 family protein: MSYNIQITKTEVPYFVELYQFITTEWALYLTPYRYKITKSDIEYTPTVMERTDFEIEKGEERTVTISFATRENVSLTFLTSNIPRIRVKIIRYFVEADVEKVLFVGEGDIVGVSNRVLTLKAVDILSLNKCKVPPFVYSAYCNNTLFDSRCLLNKNNFRLTTIVTVHSGGSTLASTQLQSYASDFFTYGYVEWGSNTRLITKHDNTAGVIHIHVPFDEDVNGQTVKIYAGCDKTAQTCKNKFNNLQNFLGFPYIPLKNPVIWGVL, from the coding sequence ATGTCATATAATATTCAAATAACAAAGACAGAAGTTCCTTACTTTGTAGAGCTATATCAATTTATTACTACTGAATGGGCTTTATATTTAACACCGTATAGATATAAAATTACTAAGAGTGATATAGAATATACGCCTACAGTGATGGAAAGAACTGATTTTGAAATAGAAAAAGGTGAAGAAAGAACTGTTACTATATCTTTTGCAACAAGGGAAAATGTGAGCTTAACTTTTTTAACTTCTAATATTCCTCGTATTAGAGTGAAAATTATTAGATATTTTGTTGAGGCAGATGTAGAAAAAGTGTTATTTGTAGGTGAAGGAGATATTGTTGGTGTTTCTAACAGAGTTTTAACACTGAAGGCTGTAGATATTCTTTCACTGAATAAATGTAAAGTGCCACCTTTCGTTTACTCTGCTTACTGCAACAATACATTATTTGATAGTAGATGTTTGCTAAATAAAAATAACTTTAGGCTTACAACTATAGTTACTGTGCATAGTGGAGGTTCTACTCTTGCTTCAACTCAACTTCAAAGCTATGCATCAGATTTTTTTACATATGGTTATGTTGAGTGGGGTAGTAATACAAGATTAATTACAAAACATGACAATACAGCTGGTGTTATTCATATTCATGTGCCTTTTGATGAAGATGTAAACGGTCAAACTGTTAAGATATATGCAGGTTGTGATAAGACAGCACAGACTTGTAAAAATAAGTTTAATAATCTTCAGAATTTTTTAGG